Proteins encoded within one genomic window of Gloeobacter kilaueensis JS1:
- a CDS encoding putative baseplate assembly protein, protein MEFDFLPKLPKSNLDDRTFEDLVSECLLRIPRYCPEWTDYNLSDPGITLIELFAWLTDQMLLRFNQVPRRNYVAFLELLGIRLQPPAPASTDITFYLSNSLPDVYRIPAGAEVATERTQTQEAIVFTTDRPLLIGRPYLTHFLTSQTTDETPQALRDRVTDLWTRQPNGHWGGSEQPIFDEQPQAGNCFYLVIDPEQPLDGNVLAVTFKGAAATPTGINPNLPPRRWEAWDGERWQPVLLREPDDATRGFSFSEMAQQGKNPLQGVDTILHLPQRWPPARFTSYQGRWLRCVCLPASPNQPAYNASPRIVGLAVRSIGGTVNASNSTTIREERLGTSDGIPGQKFQLQGSPVLARTPNEHILVTPPSGLPQIWKEVPDFADSGPDDLHYTIDSLTGTVQFGPLIREPGQIRMESAIRSRIQQQGITPQLVAYDEQNAQQERQYGAIPPRGALIRMVSYRVGGGRKGNVQVGALKVLKSAVPYIARVTNHQPARNGADAESLDQAVLRAPQMLRTRDRAVTPEDFEVLTERGASGAVARVRCLPTPEGQAGTVRLLIVPQANTDSVGRGEGINPDLFSLRPQLQQQILAYLEERRLMGVQVQLQEPEYVGVAVQTEVGLEPEYNNPRAQQEILFNLRVALYRFLNPITGGPDGRGWPFGRPVYPSDVIALLQQTSGVRYLGQVLLFPLRKRGPNWTRKPAPDPVIDPGPFGLICSWADNRLRSSHVINLITNR, encoded by the coding sequence GTGGAGTTCGATTTTCTGCCCAAGCTACCAAAGTCCAACCTCGACGACCGCACCTTCGAGGATCTGGTTTCCGAGTGCCTGTTGCGCATTCCTCGCTACTGCCCGGAGTGGACCGACTACAACCTGAGCGATCCAGGTATCACGCTTATCGAGCTATTTGCCTGGCTCACCGACCAGATGCTCCTGCGCTTCAATCAGGTGCCCCGGCGCAACTACGTCGCCTTTTTGGAGCTGTTGGGCATCCGGTTGCAGCCCCCCGCTCCTGCCAGCACCGACATTACGTTTTATCTCAGTAACTCCCTGCCGGATGTTTACCGGATACCGGCGGGTGCCGAAGTCGCCACCGAACGCACCCAGACCCAGGAGGCGATTGTCTTTACGACCGATCGGCCTTTGCTCATCGGGCGGCCTTATCTGACCCACTTTCTCACCTCCCAGACCACCGACGAGACGCCCCAGGCGCTGCGCGACCGAGTCACCGACCTGTGGACCCGCCAGCCGAACGGCCACTGGGGAGGAAGCGAGCAACCCATCTTCGACGAGCAACCCCAGGCGGGCAACTGTTTTTATCTGGTGATCGATCCCGAGCAGCCCCTCGACGGCAACGTGCTCGCTGTCACCTTCAAAGGGGCAGCGGCCACCCCCACCGGCATCAACCCCAACCTGCCGCCCCGGCGCTGGGAAGCCTGGGACGGTGAGCGCTGGCAGCCGGTGCTTTTGCGGGAACCGGACGACGCCACGCGGGGCTTCAGCTTCAGCGAGATGGCCCAGCAGGGCAAAAATCCTTTGCAGGGCGTCGATACGATCTTGCACCTACCCCAGCGCTGGCCACCGGCGCGCTTCACAAGTTACCAGGGCCGCTGGCTGCGCTGCGTCTGTCTGCCTGCCTCCCCCAACCAGCCTGCCTACAACGCTTCGCCCCGGATTGTGGGCCTGGCGGTGCGCTCGATCGGTGGTACGGTCAACGCCAGCAACAGCACGACAATCCGCGAGGAGCGCCTCGGTACGAGCGACGGCATCCCCGGCCAGAAATTCCAGCTTCAAGGTTCCCCTGTGCTGGCGCGCACGCCGAACGAGCACATCCTCGTCACCCCCCCGAGCGGCCTGCCGCAGATCTGGAAGGAGGTGCCCGATTTTGCCGATTCCGGGCCGGACGACCTGCACTATACGATCGACTCGCTCACCGGCACCGTCCAGTTTGGTCCCCTGATTCGCGAACCCGGCCAGATCCGCATGGAAAGCGCAATTCGCTCGCGCATCCAGCAGCAGGGCATCACCCCGCAACTGGTGGCCTACGACGAGCAGAACGCCCAGCAGGAGCGCCAGTACGGAGCGATTCCACCGCGCGGGGCGCTCATCCGCATGGTCTCCTACCGGGTAGGCGGTGGCCGCAAGGGCAACGTGCAGGTCGGTGCCCTCAAGGTGCTCAAATCCGCCGTCCCCTACATCGCGCGGGTCACCAACCACCAGCCTGCCCGCAACGGGGCGGACGCCGAGTCCCTCGATCAGGCCGTCCTGCGCGCTCCCCAGATGCTGAGAACTCGCGACCGGGCGGTGACTCCCGAAGACTTTGAGGTCCTCACCGAGCGCGGTGCCAGCGGTGCTGTCGCCCGTGTGCGCTGTCTGCCGACCCCCGAAGGCCAGGCCGGCACCGTTCGGCTGCTCATCGTTCCCCAGGCCAACACCGATTCGGTGGGCCGGGGTGAGGGCATCAACCCGGATCTCTTTAGCCTCAGGCCCCAACTGCAGCAGCAGATCCTGGCTTACCTCGAGGAGCGGCGCTTGATGGGGGTGCAGGTGCAACTGCAGGAGCCCGAATACGTCGGCGTCGCCGTTCAGACCGAAGTGGGCCTGGAACCCGAGTACAACAATCCCCGTGCCCAGCAGGAGATCTTGTTCAATCTGCGCGTCGCCCTCTATCGCTTTCTCAACCCGATCACCGGCGGCCCGGATGGCAGGGGCTGGCCCTTTGGCCGCCCGGTCTATCCTTCGGATGTGATCGCCCTTTTGCAGCAGACGTCGGGGGTGCGCTACCTGGGGCAGGTACTGCTTTTC
- a CDS encoding GPW/gp25 family protein, with translation MEDSLSEKQRAYLGTGLAFPLRLNLQGGIQVSSAAQDVEEAIWIILRTGVGERVYRPNFGSRLADLAFAPLNTTTLLRIRMAVSEALEIWEPRIDLDEVLTEPDPVRGRVDIIIKYRLKGVPDPRSLVFPFYLNPQAETE, from the coding sequence GTGGAAGACTCACTGAGCGAAAAACAGCGCGCGTACCTGGGTACGGGCCTGGCCTTTCCCCTAAGGCTCAATTTGCAGGGCGGCATCCAGGTCAGCTCCGCCGCGCAGGATGTCGAGGAGGCGATCTGGATCATTTTGCGCACCGGCGTCGGCGAACGGGTCTACCGCCCCAATTTTGGCTCCCGCCTGGCGGATCTGGCCTTTGCTCCCCTCAACACGACGACATTGTTGCGCATCCGGATGGCCGTCAGCGAGGCACTCGAAATCTGGGAGCCGCGCATCGACCTCGACGAGGTGCTCACCGAGCCGGACCCGGTGCGCGGGCGAGTCGATATCATCATCAAGTACCGCCTCAAGGGCGTCCCCGATCCGCGCAGTCTGGTTTTCCCCTTTTACCTCAATCCGCAAGCCGAGACGGAGTAG
- a CDS encoding alkaline phosphatase D family protein, with product MTNGQEIGLATSRRQLLAGAGLFVGLAVTAPLVRRALAAGSGPLFSLGVASGDPLPDGVVLWTRLAPEPLAGGGMPNRPVNVQWQVAKDERMRQIVRQGTVTARPEWGHSVHVEVSGLQPARWYWYRFKVGNEVSAVGRTRTAPAVGTHPARLRFAFASCQNYEAGYYAAYRDMAAQDLDFALHLGDYIYERGALPGRVRQHDGPAATSLEQYRNRYALYKLDADLQAAHAAFPWIVTWDDHEVQNNYAGLIPEDSQDPQTFRRRRAAAYQAYYEHMPLRRSALPDGASLKLYRRFAFGDLLALQVLDTRQYRSDQPCDDGLKPRCAAALAPEATMTGTDQERWLFGGLSRSHGRWNVIAQQTMMAQFNSGSDAEPIYNLDQWDGYVAARSRLLAFLAEARVANPVVLSGDIHSSWVSDLKSDFEKPESATVATEFTGTSISSDFPKDWIRRVQAALPANPHIRFFDGAARGYGLCTLERGLWRTDYRSVSDVTRSDSPVSTLAAFRLEAGQAGAKRL from the coding sequence ATGACGAACGGGCAGGAAATCGGACTGGCGACGAGCCGACGACAGTTGCTGGCCGGTGCGGGCCTCTTCGTCGGTCTCGCCGTGACTGCACCTCTGGTGCGCCGGGCACTGGCAGCCGGCAGTGGACCGCTTTTTAGCCTTGGCGTCGCCTCGGGCGATCCGCTGCCCGACGGCGTGGTGCTCTGGACGCGGCTGGCTCCGGAGCCGCTGGCAGGGGGTGGGATGCCCAACCGGCCCGTCAATGTCCAGTGGCAGGTGGCCAAAGATGAGCGGATGCGCCAGATCGTCCGGCAGGGAACGGTGACGGCCCGACCGGAGTGGGGGCACTCAGTTCATGTCGAGGTGAGTGGGCTTCAGCCCGCTCGCTGGTACTGGTACCGCTTCAAGGTGGGTAACGAGGTCAGTGCGGTCGGGCGAACCCGCACCGCTCCGGCAGTTGGCACCCACCCAGCACGACTGCGCTTCGCCTTTGCCTCCTGCCAGAACTACGAGGCGGGCTACTACGCAGCCTACCGGGACATGGCAGCCCAGGATCTCGATTTTGCCCTGCACCTGGGCGATTACATCTACGAGCGGGGAGCGTTGCCGGGCCGGGTCCGGCAGCACGACGGCCCGGCAGCGACGAGCCTTGAGCAGTACCGCAACCGCTACGCCCTCTACAAACTCGACGCCGATCTCCAGGCCGCCCACGCCGCCTTTCCCTGGATCGTCACCTGGGACGATCACGAAGTCCAGAACAACTATGCCGGGCTCATCCCCGAGGATAGCCAGGATCCCCAGACCTTCCGCAGACGGCGGGCCGCTGCCTACCAGGCTTACTACGAGCACATGCCCCTGCGCCGCAGCGCTCTGCCGGACGGTGCCAGTCTAAAACTCTACCGGCGCTTCGCCTTTGGCGATCTGCTGGCCCTGCAGGTGCTTGACACCCGCCAGTACCGCAGCGACCAGCCCTGCGACGATGGCCTCAAGCCCCGCTGTGCCGCCGCCCTCGCCCCAGAAGCGACGATGACAGGAACCGATCAGGAGCGCTGGCTATTCGGGGGGCTCAGCCGCTCGCACGGGCGCTGGAACGTGATCGCCCAGCAGACGATGATGGCCCAGTTCAATAGCGGCAGCGATGCCGAACCCATCTACAACCTCGATCAGTGGGACGGTTATGTGGCGGCCCGTTCCCGGTTGCTGGCGTTTCTTGCCGAAGCGCGAGTGGCCAACCCGGTCGTCTTGAGCGGCGACATCCATTCAAGCTGGGTCAGCGATCTAAAGAGCGACTTTGAGAAGCCCGAATCGGCCACCGTCGCCACCGAATTTACCGGCACCTCGATCAGCTCCGATTTTCCAAAAGACTGGATCCGGCGCGTCCAGGCCGCCCTGCCGGCCAATCCCCACATCCGGTTCTTCGACGGCGCGGCGCGGGGCTACGGACTTTGCACTCTTGAGCGCGGGCTGTGGCGGACCGACTACCGGTCCGTAAGCGATGTCACCCGCTCCGATAGCCCGGTAAGCACCCTCGCCGCTTTTAGACTCGAGGCCGGTCAGGCTGGCGCAAAGCGCCTGTAG
- a CDS encoding B12-binding domain-containing radical SAM protein, with amino-acid sequence MAEVVLIYPYVHREAPGRKLWLFPPLGQGFIAAYLRARGHSVRFLDCTFRGTDWAIEQAVAEKPLVVGIYCMVTMHADALILARSLRERLGRDVLLVAGGPMPSGKPQAFLPPFDLVMGGEGELLWDELICRLKAGRPYEELAGLRRLDGAGALTGTAKAPLIPKAVLTQLPMPARDLFDHEHYRDYWLKTFGYAQTPVFTARGCPYGCEYCDQPIFGATYREHSIDQVLTDIEAALSAGYTHIWFSDDIFMLNWQRALKICEEILQRGLKFKWDCLGRVDVQRKVFERMAEAGCERIFFGVESGSPRVLRQMGKRFSPEDVYAAIQAANSVGIKAAAFFQVGYPGERTEDILATLRFIPTLPLDYLSFTVTYPLPGTQLFDRVVSEGRLSPTEQSDWQRAGHNVLTYRADHSQFKLRSAIYAARSRFLAEKHLGGLGRAIGPAITRVAGLAIARMR; translated from the coding sequence ATGGCCGAGGTGGTGCTGATCTACCCTTACGTCCACCGCGAGGCACCAGGGCGGAAGCTGTGGCTCTTCCCGCCCCTGGGCCAGGGCTTCATCGCCGCTTATCTGCGGGCGCGCGGCCACAGCGTTCGCTTTCTCGACTGCACCTTCCGGGGTACAGACTGGGCAATCGAGCAGGCGGTGGCCGAAAAACCGCTGGTGGTGGGCATCTACTGCATGGTGACGATGCACGCCGACGCCTTGATCCTGGCGCGGAGCCTGCGCGAGCGCCTGGGCCGGGACGTGCTGCTGGTCGCCGGGGGCCCGATGCCCTCCGGCAAGCCCCAGGCGTTTTTGCCCCCCTTCGATCTGGTGATGGGCGGCGAGGGCGAATTGCTGTGGGACGAACTGATCTGCCGGCTCAAAGCTGGCCGCCCCTACGAAGAGCTTGCTGGACTGCGGAGGCTGGATGGGGCCGGGGCGCTTACCGGCACGGCGAAGGCACCGCTCATTCCCAAAGCGGTGCTCACCCAGCTACCGATGCCGGCGCGGGATCTGTTCGATCACGAGCACTACCGCGATTACTGGCTCAAGACCTTTGGCTACGCCCAGACGCCGGTCTTTACCGCCCGAGGCTGTCCCTACGGCTGCGAGTACTGCGACCAGCCCATCTTTGGAGCCACCTACCGCGAGCACAGCATCGATCAGGTGCTTACGGACATCGAAGCGGCCCTCTCGGCGGGCTACACCCACATCTGGTTTTCCGACGATATTTTTATGCTCAACTGGCAGCGCGCCCTCAAGATCTGCGAAGAGATCCTCCAGCGCGGGCTCAAGTTCAAGTGGGACTGCCTGGGCCGGGTGGATGTGCAGCGCAAGGTCTTCGAGCGGATGGCCGAGGCGGGCTGCGAGCGGATCTTCTTTGGCGTCGAATCCGGCAGCCCACGGGTGTTGCGGCAGATGGGCAAGCGCTTCAGCCCAGAGGATGTATACGCAGCGATCCAGGCGGCAAACAGCGTCGGGATCAAAGCCGCCGCCTTCTTTCAGGTGGGCTATCCAGGCGAGCGGACCGAGGACATCCTCGCCACCCTGCGCTTCATCCCGACGTTGCCCCTCGACTATCTGAGCTTTACGGTCACCTACCCGCTGCCTGGCACCCAGCTATTCGATCGCGTCGTCTCCGAGGGTAGACTCAGCCCCACCGAGCAGAGCGACTGGCAGCGCGCCGGCCACAACGTACTCACCTATCGGGCGGACCATTCCCAGTTCAAGCTGCGCTCGGCGATCTACGCCGCCCGCAGCCGCTTTTTAGCGGAGAAGCACCTGGGAGGTCTGGGCCGGGCGATTGGACCTGCGATCACCCGCGTCGCCGGGCTTGCGATTGCCAGAATGCGTTGA
- the mnmE gene encoding tRNA uridine-5-carboxymethylaminomethyl(34) synthesis GTPase MnmE: MSETICAIATAIVPQQGSVGIVRLSGDEAQAIAARVFRAAGKQRFESHRIHYGHFVAPDGTVIDECLMLLMAAPRSFTREDVVEFHCHGGIAVVQQILRTCIEQGARLARRGEFTLRAFLNGRIDLTRAEAVAELVAARSPEAAQVAVAGLQGKLAQQVGTLRNRCLELLAQIEARLDFEDDLPPLDEGAIKADLAILHAGMRELIATASRGELLRTGLKVAIVGRPNVGKSSLLNAWSRVDRAIVTELPGTTRDLVESMLNLQGIPLQVLDTAGIREAQDKVEQLGIERSRSAARTADLVLLVIDRTEGWTCADSEIFAQLRDQQPPPLIVVVNKSDLEGPPIHTPTRGVVAQVATAAAWGQGIAELEAAILSAIGQQQLQLSNSDLAINERHHEALVRAEAALSRVDETLVAGLPLDFWTIDLRTAAQALGEITGQTVTEAVLDRIFSKFCIGK, translated from the coding sequence GTGTCCGAGACGATCTGCGCCATCGCCACCGCCATCGTTCCCCAGCAGGGCAGCGTCGGCATCGTGCGACTATCGGGCGACGAGGCGCAGGCAATTGCCGCTCGCGTCTTTCGAGCGGCGGGCAAACAGCGCTTCGAGAGCCATCGCATCCACTACGGCCACTTCGTCGCTCCAGATGGAACAGTCATTGACGAGTGCCTGATGCTCTTGATGGCGGCTCCCCGATCGTTCACCCGCGAGGATGTGGTCGAATTTCACTGCCACGGCGGAATCGCCGTCGTCCAGCAGATTCTGCGCACCTGCATCGAGCAGGGAGCACGGCTGGCCCGGCGGGGCGAATTTACGCTGCGGGCCTTTCTCAATGGCCGCATCGACCTGACCAGGGCGGAGGCGGTGGCAGAACTGGTGGCCGCCCGCTCCCCGGAGGCTGCCCAGGTGGCCGTCGCAGGGTTACAGGGCAAACTCGCCCAGCAGGTGGGCACCCTGCGCAACCGTTGCCTGGAATTGCTCGCCCAGATCGAGGCGCGGCTCGACTTTGAAGACGACCTGCCGCCCCTGGACGAAGGGGCGATCAAAGCCGATCTGGCTATTCTCCATGCCGGAATGCGCGAACTCATCGCCACCGCCAGCCGGGGCGAGCTGTTGCGCACGGGCTTAAAAGTGGCGATCGTCGGGCGGCCCAACGTCGGCAAGTCGAGTCTGCTCAACGCCTGGAGCCGGGTGGATCGGGCGATCGTCACCGAACTCCCTGGCACGACCCGCGATCTGGTCGAATCGATGCTCAACTTGCAGGGTATTCCCCTGCAGGTGCTCGATACCGCCGGCATCCGCGAAGCGCAGGATAAAGTCGAGCAGCTAGGCATCGAGCGCTCCCGCAGCGCCGCCCGCACAGCCGACCTGGTGCTGCTGGTGATCGATCGCACCGAAGGCTGGACCTGCGCCGACAGCGAGATCTTTGCCCAGTTGCGCGACCAGCAGCCGCCGCCGCTCATCGTCGTGGTCAACAAAAGTGACCTGGAAGGCCCGCCCATCCATACCCCGACGCGGGGCGTAGTGGCCCAGGTCGCCACCGCCGCTGCCTGGGGCCAGGGCATCGCCGAACTTGAAGCGGCGATCTTATCGGCGATTGGCCAGCAACAGCTGCAGCTCAGCAACAGCGACCTGGCGATCAACGAGCGGCACCACGAGGCACTGGTACGGGCCGAGGCGGCCCTCAGCCGCGTCGATGAAACCCTCGTAGCAGGATTGCCCCTCGATTTCTGGACGATCGATCTGCGCACCGCCGCTCAGGCGCTCGGTGAAATCACCGGCCAGACTGTCACCGAGGCCGTGCTCGATCGGATCTTCAGCAAGTTCTGTATCGGCAAATAA
- a CDS encoding FAD-dependent oxidoreductase: protein MREPRTGPLTSRLRWRTFSRRRLLGWLTLAAAGGGLLQWRFAKAQPAVFEQDRLQLPRRLDRPRRVAVVGGGLAGLACAYELTSRGFQVTLIERADQLGGKLVSWPIEVLGEKFTMEHGFHGFFPQYYNLKSLVAELGLGGNFRDLKTYAVLYRRKYAPEIFRPSSAAFPWNIVDLAIASANRADWGLNLVSPAHWQVFQAITSFHSQQNRRPLEDFSVSEWAAGSFPRGLFDLYFLPFAKSTLNAPDLLSVGEMLQFFHFYFFGNPEGLAFQGTRTDMGTSLIEPMARAITRCGGTIVAGAQIEHIRWQNGRIASLTYRQGNSSSGTVPFWVEPDRVHSAGPDQNYTDGEQSFAVRGAARQAVSLTCTHQGCTVARLPDGQFRCPCHGATYDSEGRVLQGPARRDLPRLKVVSSTGERLQLASEAPAATPVELEADYFVLAADVPGMQQLFERSSGDVNEAVRDQVRKLPVADPFAVARFWFDRDFEWHYSDFASLSGYRLTDSITLYHHIQREYIEWAKRTGGSVVELHAYCYKEKEFPTREGLLATFEAELFEIVPALRTARILHRELLNQKNFSGYPPGSYADRPETKTAVANLLFAGDWVKMPFPCGLMERAVSSGLLAANAILQSEGLQRRTLHTVNPEGALRPLTRLWDP, encoded by the coding sequence GTGCGTGAACCTCGAACTGGCCCACTTACGAGCAGATTGCGGTGGCGCACCTTCTCCCGTCGCCGCCTGCTCGGCTGGCTGACATTAGCAGCAGCTGGTGGCGGTCTGTTGCAGTGGCGCTTCGCAAAGGCACAGCCTGCAGTCTTTGAGCAGGACAGGCTTCAGTTGCCCCGACGGCTGGACAGGCCGCGCCGGGTCGCTGTTGTCGGCGGTGGACTGGCGGGACTGGCCTGCGCCTACGAGCTGACGAGTCGGGGCTTTCAAGTGACGCTCATCGAGCGCGCCGACCAACTGGGTGGCAAGCTCGTGAGCTGGCCTATCGAGGTACTGGGCGAAAAGTTCACGATGGAGCACGGCTTTCACGGCTTCTTCCCCCAGTACTACAACCTCAAGAGCCTGGTGGCCGAACTGGGACTGGGGGGGAATTTTCGCGATCTCAAGACCTACGCGGTTCTCTACCGCCGCAAGTACGCCCCCGAAATTTTTCGCCCGAGCAGTGCTGCCTTTCCGTGGAACATCGTCGATCTGGCGATCGCATCGGCCAATCGGGCCGACTGGGGCCTTAACCTGGTAAGCCCCGCCCACTGGCAGGTCTTCCAGGCGATCACCAGCTTCCACTCCCAGCAGAACCGCAGGCCGCTGGAGGATTTTTCGGTGAGCGAGTGGGCAGCCGGCAGCTTTCCGAGGGGACTGTTCGATCTCTATTTTTTGCCCTTCGCCAAATCGACCCTCAACGCCCCGGATTTGCTGAGCGTCGGGGAGATGCTCCAGTTTTTTCACTTTTATTTTTTTGGCAACCCCGAGGGCCTTGCCTTTCAGGGCACCCGCACCGATATGGGCACGAGTTTGATCGAGCCGATGGCGCGGGCGATAACGCGCTGCGGCGGCACGATCGTCGCGGGTGCTCAGATCGAGCACATCCGCTGGCAAAATGGCCGGATCGCTTCGCTCACCTACCGCCAGGGCAACAGCAGCTCCGGTACAGTTCCTTTCTGGGTAGAGCCAGATCGCGTCCACAGCGCCGGTCCCGACCAGAACTATACGGACGGCGAGCAGTCCTTCGCCGTGCGGGGGGCGGCCCGCCAGGCGGTCTCCCTCACCTGTACCCACCAGGGCTGCACGGTGGCTCGCCTGCCGGACGGTCAGTTTCGCTGCCCCTGCCACGGTGCCACCTACGACAGCGAGGGGCGGGTCTTGCAGGGACCAGCCCGCCGGGACCTGCCTCGCCTCAAGGTCGTTTCGTCCACCGGCGAGCGGCTGCAACTGGCAAGCGAAGCACCGGCGGCAACACCGGTGGAGCTTGAGGCCGATTACTTTGTGCTGGCGGCGGACGTGCCGGGAATGCAACAGCTATTTGAGCGCAGTTCGGGCGATGTCAACGAGGCCGTGCGCGATCAGGTGCGCAAGTTACCGGTCGCCGACCCGTTTGCAGTCGCCCGCTTCTGGTTCGACCGCGACTTCGAGTGGCACTACAGCGACTTTGCCTCGCTGTCGGGTTACCGGCTCACCGACAGCATCACCCTCTACCACCACATCCAGCGCGAGTACATCGAGTGGGCAAAGCGCACCGGCGGCAGCGTCGTCGAACTGCACGCCTACTGCTACAAAGAAAAAGAATTTCCGACCCGCGAGGGACTGCTCGCCACCTTCGAGGCAGAACTGTTCGAGATCGTGCCTGCCCTGCGCACCGCCCGCATCCTGCACCGGGAACTGCTCAATCAAAAAAACTTCTCCGGTTATCCCCCCGGCAGCTACGCCGATCGCCCCGAGACAAAGACAGCGGTGGCGAATCTGCTGTTTGCCGGTGACTGGGTAAAGATGCCCTTTCCCTGCGGCCTGATGGAGCGGGCGGTGAGTTCCGGCCTTCTTGCCGCCAACGCCATCTTGCAATCAGAGGGGCTGCAGCGGCGGACCCTGCACACGGTCAACCCGGAAGGTGCCCTGCGTCCCCTCACCCGGCTGTGGGATCCGTAG
- a CDS encoding aromatic ring-hydroxylating oxygenase subunit alpha, producing the protein MNDIRRLPINPDHWYAVAQSHELAHKPLAVTLWDRAIVLFRSQSGTVHALEDRCPHRQVRLSGGRIFKDELECAYHGWRFDSQGICTYAPYQQGVPRGCRVRSYPACEGDGFVWIFAGDPAQAHSRLPLAIPEWSHLNYIATVSLIDCRAHFSYLIENLMDMHHGHLHENFQAWGEAQLESLSEQPEQIDATYTAESYYRIDRIWSVAQLFIPALRQPHPETLKVSYIYPHWRSSLGADFRIYCLICPTGLRTTRAYLVHFTSLEAFDHLHKLPVPFRRLVKDSFFGSAQSLLDGLVRQDVEMIEQEQRAYDHSPSQKNWEPNRALAAVQRLIRAQSRAGQSAL; encoded by the coding sequence ATGAACGACATTCGCAGGCTGCCCATCAACCCCGACCACTGGTACGCCGTCGCCCAGAGCCACGAACTGGCCCACAAGCCCCTGGCAGTCACCCTCTGGGACAGGGCGATCGTTCTATTTCGCAGCCAGAGCGGCACTGTTCATGCCCTGGAGGACCGCTGCCCCCACCGGCAGGTCAGACTGAGCGGTGGCCGCATTTTCAAAGACGAACTGGAGTGCGCCTACCACGGCTGGCGCTTCGACAGCCAGGGCATCTGCACCTACGCGCCCTACCAGCAGGGGGTTCCTAGAGGCTGCCGGGTGCGCTCCTACCCCGCCTGCGAGGGCGACGGCTTTGTCTGGATTTTTGCGGGCGATCCGGCGCAGGCCCACAGCCGGTTGCCCCTCGCCATTCCCGAATGGTCGCACCTTAACTACATCGCCACCGTCTCGCTCATCGACTGCCGGGCCCATTTTTCGTATCTCATCGAAAACCTGATGGACATGCACCACGGCCACCTCCACGAGAACTTCCAGGCGTGGGGCGAAGCTCAGCTTGAGTCGTTGAGCGAGCAACCGGAGCAAATAGACGCCACCTACACCGCCGAGAGCTACTACCGCATCGATCGGATCTGGTCGGTGGCGCAACTGTTTATACCGGCCCTGCGCCAGCCCCACCCGGAGACGCTCAAGGTGAGCTACATCTATCCCCACTGGCGATCCAGTCTGGGAGCCGATTTTCGGATCTATTGCCTGATCTGCCCCACGGGATTGCGCACTACCCGCGCCTACCTCGTTCACTTCACCTCCCTCGAAGCGTTCGATCACCTGCACAAACTGCCGGTGCCCTTTCGCCGCTTAGTTAAAGACAGCTTCTTCGGCTCCGCCCAGAGCCTGCTCGACGGGCTGGTGCGCCAGGATGTCGAGATGATCGAACAGGAACAGCGCGCCTACGACCACTCGCCCTCTCAAAAAAACTGGGAACCGAACCGTGCCCTCGCCGCCGTACAGCGCCTGATTCGCGCCCAGAGCCGGGCTGGTCAATCGGCACTGTAG
- a CDS encoding SAM hydrolase/SAM-dependent halogenase family protein: protein MAVITLLSDYGLETSAVGAIKGTLMKGCPGVQLIDLTHQIQPQDLLAARFELMTAYRSFPEATVHLAIVDPGAMLGRRAVAFRTAQYAFVGPDNGLFDGVLDLEPALEAVELPGLQSPPNRLFRGRDVFAPAAAALAAGKALSQVGRPIAPASLARFEVNLADRRADGIHGQIQRIDRFGNLITNIPGEWVGERLWEVRVLGHHFLFSLAGADPQGGRLQAQIASHGFVQLVFEGGDCARRLGVAVGQGVVMRSLSPVL from the coding sequence ATGGCTGTAATCACGCTCCTCAGTGACTACGGTCTGGAGACCAGTGCCGTCGGTGCCATCAAGGGCACCCTCATGAAGGGGTGTCCGGGCGTACAACTTATCGACCTCACCCACCAGATCCAGCCGCAGGATCTGCTTGCGGCCCGCTTCGAGCTGATGACGGCCTACCGCAGCTTTCCGGAGGCGACGGTGCATCTGGCGATCGTCGATCCGGGGGCGATGCTGGGCCGTCGGGCGGTGGCCTTTCGCACCGCCCAATATGCTTTTGTCGGCCCAGACAATGGCCTGTTCGACGGTGTGCTCGATCTCGAACCAGCTTTAGAGGCGGTGGAGTTGCCCGGTCTCCAGTCGCCGCCCAATCGCCTGTTTCGAGGCCGCGATGTCTTTGCCCCGGCGGCAGCCGCCCTCGCTGCCGGCAAAGCTCTCAGCCAGGTTGGCAGGCCCATCGCCCCGGCGTCGCTGGCGCGCTTTGAGGTCAACCTCGCCGATCGGCGGGCGGACGGCATCCACGGCCAGATCCAGAGAATCGACCGCTTCGGCAACTTGATTACGAACATTCCCGGCGAATGGGTAGGCGAGCGGCTCTGGGAAGTGCGCGTCCTGGGCCATCACTTTCTTTTTTCCCTTGCCGGTGCCGATCCCCAGGGGGGCAGACTGCAGGCACAGATCGCAAGCCACGGCTTTGTCCAACTGGTCTTCGAGGGAGGCGACTGTGCGCGCCGCCTTGGGGTGGCAGTGGGCCAGGGCGTCGTCATGCGCAGCCTCAGTCCTGTGCTCTAG